One genomic window of Mycteria americana isolate JAX WOST 10 ecotype Jacksonville Zoo and Gardens chromosome Z, USCA_MyAme_1.0, whole genome shotgun sequence includes the following:
- the LOC142402818 gene encoding uncharacterized protein LOC142402818, whose translation MRAASPPARCAVIGPSGAPAGSGERCPPLPVAVGGRAASRRSPGGRAPGRPGARLAPLAGQRGRARPWRRAPEGSAAELGCGQRGSSAQSRLFPGLPPRRSPRKEEPAAASSGASVVALRREPARGPYRCCCSAAARSRCQAPARSPRKAPALCGLACGRPGLLVSQLAARCAALGRESGSPAAPAPRAAANVLSASTGLPGVEKREHRLGFLLAGAEKNCKIPLPLRMAVGDYEEVRKYYELTETIGTGGFAKVKRARHLLAGEKVAIKIMDKLALGDDLPRVKIEIDAMKNLRHQHICQLYHVIETSKKIFMVLEYCPGGELFDYIIAKDRLSEEEARVFFRQIVSAIAYVHSQGYAHRDLKPENLLIDEEHHLKLIDFGLCAKPKLQREVFLSEEELWRRLLG comes from the exons ATGCGCGCCGcgtccccgcccgcccgctgcgCGGTCATTGGCCCCTCGGGCGCCCCGGCCGGAA GCGGTGAGCGCTGCCCTCCGCTGCCCGTCGCCGTCGGAGGCCGGGCGGCCTCTCGCCGGTCCCCCGGCGGCagggccccggggaggccgggggcgCGCTTGGCGCCTctcgccgggcagcgcgggcgggcccggccctggCGGCGGGCGCCGGAGGGGTCCGCGGcggagctgggctgcgggcagcgtgGGAGCAGCGCTCAGAGCCGCCTCTTCCCTGGGCTGCCGCCTCGGCGCAGCCCGCGGAAGGAGGAGCCCGCTGCGGCGTCCTCTGGGGCCTCGGTCGTCGCCCTGCGGAGGGAACCGGCGCGGGGGCCTTATcgctgctgctgcagcgcagCCGCCCGCTCTCGCTGCCAAGCGCCAGCGAGGAGCCCCCGAAAGGCGCCCGCGCTTTGTGGCCTTGCCTGCGGGCGGCCAGGCTTACTCGTCTCTCAACTCGCCGCTCGGTGTGCGGCACTCGGTCGTGAAAGCGGgtcgcccgccgccccggccccccgagctGCAGCAAATGTGCTTTCCGCTTCTACGGGTCTGCCCGGAGTGGAAAAGCGGGAGCACCGGCTGGGCTTTCTCCTTGCAGGTGCGGAGAAGAACTGCAAGATCCCTCTTCCTCTCAGAATGGCTGTAGGCGACTACGAGGAAGTTCGCAAGTACTATGAGCTCACCGAAACCATTGGAACAG GTGGGTTTGCGAAGGTAAAACGTGCGCGACATCTCCTCGCTGGTGAAAAAGTTGCGATAAAAATCATGGACAAACTTGCTCTAGGG GATGACTTGCCTCGTGTTAAAATAGAAATTGATGCCATGAAGAACTTACGTCACCAGCATATTTGCCAGTTGTACCACGTGATAGAGACATCCAAGAAAATATTCATGGTCTTAGAG TACTGTCCCGGAGGAGAGCTGTTTGATTACATAATTGCGAAGGACCGCCTTTCAGAAGAGGAAGCTCGTGTGTTTTTTCGGCAGATTGTTTCAGCAATTGCTTACGTTCACAGTCAGGGATATGCCCACAGGGATCTCAAACCG GAAAATCTGCTGATTGACGAGGAACATCACTTGAAGCTGATAGACTTTGGACTTTGTGCAAAGCCAAAG ttGCAAAGGGAAGTATTCTTATCggaggaggagctgtggagaaGACTGCTAGGATAA
- the LOC142421647 gene encoding maestro heat-like repeat-containing protein family member 6: protein MKTLLQVALLYPQRVTTSLLQASPYCDSAARAMWSTLASEPCLGDDMLKMLLWVQQTIGRQCRIVGERSYCIFLAVARAMHEIFLLPSSRCCVQLLLEELFMAVVFQVSFSLSGPQQGCCSSGSQSREAECSPVHTLRSAVRATQALFYCLGGGASLVEDIGRQGAWDMLMSPETYHTGIAVLTRVLRREVPACCVAVSQEAVRGLLERQAYQDIGAMTVFVELLDCTDFEHVSSQVLHVLQLHLQSKSVVLRRMAITSLVTLSARPQEAVTLQGLLPAVLQRLQDDDGDVAAAALAVLGNVLCLEDRPRAVSIALQLVETLPPLFENESSCVRARSILLWRDAMEVAVSTHKEQMRKDMQRSLLPLFFHLHDKDDSVAQASRETLLRAAKFLKRRQLRKLLATEQTWRVSECLLVEGSSRAEEYLQQSLPYLQSPQEPLREAAVRFIGLAGRQLRDGRQEKLRVIYEALRGKANDSSLSVSSLAIQTLMILGATAQEPPSAFRLQALCYRLRRAWRRRTLAPGAGWLCCWSCVQS, encoded by the exons ATGAAGACCCTTCTCCAAGTGGCCCTCTTGTACCCTCAGAGGGTGACCACTAGCCTGCTGCAGGCTTCCCCGTACTGTGACAG CGCTGCCAGGGCCATGTGGAGCACGCTGGCCTCTGAGCCCTGCCTCGGGGACGACatgctgaagatgctgctgtgggtCCAGCAGACAATCGGCAGGCAGTGCCGCATCGTGGGAGAGCGCAGCTACTGCATTTTCCTGGCT GTAGCCCGTGCCATGCACGAGATcttcctgctgccctccagccgaTGCTGCGTGCAGTTACTTTTAGAGGAGCTCTTCATGGCGGTGGTCTTCCAGGTCTCCTTCAGCTTGAGCGGcccacagcagggctgctgcagctctggcagtcAGAGCAGGGAGGCCGAGTGTTCTCCAGTCCACACCCTCAG GAGCGCGGTGCGCGCCACGCAAGCTCTGTTCTACTGCCTGGGCGGCGGTGCCTCCCTGGTTGAAGACATCGGGAGGCAGGGCGCCTGGGACATGCTCATGAGCCCCGAGACCTACCACACCGGTATCGCCGTGCTGACTAG GGTGCTGCGGCGTGAGGTACCGGCCTGCTGCGTCGCCGTGTCTCAAGAGGCGGTCAGAGGCCTCCTTGAGAGGCAGGCCTACCAGGACATCGGCGCCATGACTGTCTTCGTCGAG CTCCTGGACTGCACCGATTTTGAGCATGTCAGCAGCCAAGTCCTGCACGTCCTCCAGCTCCACCTGCAGAGCAAGAGCGTGGTGCTGCGCAGGATGGCAATCACAAGCCTCGTCACGCTGTCTGCGAGACCCCAGGAG GCTGTGACTCTGCAAGGCCTGCTGCCAGCGGTCCTGCAGCGACTGCAGGATGACGACGGCGATGTCGCGGCGGCGGCCCTGGCTGTCCTCGGCAACGTGCTCTGCCTGGAGGACAGGCCGAGGGCTGTGTCcattgctctgcagctggtcGAGACGCTCCCGCCACTCTTTGAAAAC GAGTCCAGCTGCGTGCGAGCGCGCTCCATCCTCCTCTGGAGAGATGCGATGGAGGTGGCAGTCAGCACCCACAAAGAGCAGATGAGAAAGGACATGCAGAGGAGCCTCCTGCCCCTGTTCTTCCACCTGCATGACAAGGACGACAGTGTGGCTCAG gcttcTCGGGAAACCCTCCTTAGAGCTGCCAAGTTCCTGAAGCGGAGGCAGCTCAGGAAGCTGCTGGCGACAGAGCAGACATGGAGGGTCAGCGAGTGCCTG CTtgtggagggcagcagcagagcggAGGAGtacctgcagcagagcctgccgTACCTGCAGAGCCCACAGGAGCCCTTGCGCGAGGCAGCCGTCAGGTTCATCG GGCTCGCCGGGCGGCAGCTGAGGGACGGGCGCCAGGAGAAGCTCCGGGTCATCTACGAGG CCCTTCGAGGCAAGGCGAATGACAGCAGCCTCTCGGTCTCTTCCCTGGCGATTCAAACCCTCATGATCCTGGGCGCTACAGCGCAAGAGCCTCCCTCCGCATTCCGCCTGCAAGCGCTGTGCTACCGGCTCCGGAGGGCGTGGAGGAGGAGGACCCttgccccaggagctggctggctgtgctgctggagctgcgtGCAGAGCTGA